One Solanum pennellii chromosome 9, SPENNV200 DNA segment encodes these proteins:
- the LOC107030902 gene encoding agamous-like MADS-box protein AGL29 has translation MENETKKGKQKIEMKLIENERARMVSFSKRKRTLFEDAHKFATRAGADVGVMLFSPSGKPYSNDSATIADIIDRFLKMKQEDHKRDYAEGESNGFEALKDLHKELQAWNDKEKKRILMHKIMHPGSEIPSDKHMEEQKLALKLKVEKFKNEIQSAIMTEHLKFDLNVVPDPKE, from the coding sequence ATGGAGAATGAGACCAAAAAAGGCAagcaaaaaattgaaatgaagttGATTGAGAATGAGAGAGCACGTATGGTGAGtttctcaaaaagaaaaagaactttgTTCGAGGATGCACATAAGTTTGCAACTCGGGCTGGAGCAGATGTTGGTGTTATGctattttcaccaagtggaaaACCATATTCCAATGATTCTGCAACCATAGCAGATATAATTGATAGATTTCTCAAAATGAAACAGGAGGATCACAAACGTGATTATGCTGAGGGAGAATCAAATGGTTTCGAGGCATTGAAAGATCTCCATAAAGAATTACAAGCATGGAACGACAAAGAGAAAAAACGAATACTAATGCATAAGATTATGCACCCTGGCTCAGAAATACCTTCAGATAAACACATGGAGGAGCAGAAGCTAGCATTGAAGTTGAAGGTAGAGaaattcaaaaatgaaatacaaagtgCTATTATGACTGAGCATCTAAAGTTTGACCTAAATGTCGTTCCTGATCCAAAAGAGTAG